The Fusarium falciforme chromosome 12, complete sequence DNA window GCGGACCACAGCCGCATGACCAAGTTTTCTGATAAGGATGACCCTGGTTATTGCGCTGTTTTGGGCGTCCTCAGACAGTTTGTGCGGTCAAGCCCTGAGCCGAAGACCGAGCAACAGGTGGAGGCCAGGGTTGAGGCAACGACTGTGACACCGGCAATTGAGATGGACCCGAGGACAAGCGGTTAGTGTAATAAATAAACATTGTTGGCCAGGGCTGATATGTAAAAGCCTCAACTTTCTTCCATGTTCCGTTCTCCATTAACCGCCAGTTTGTCGGACGTACAGAGGTGCTCCAAGAGCCCCAGAGCAAACTTTTTGATGGCGACGAATTCCAAAGAGTCGCACTCGCCGGCCTTGGAGGCATCGGAAAGACCCAGATTGCCATGCAGATTGCCTTCTGGGTCAGACAACACAAGCCCGATTACTCTGTGTTCTGGCTGCCCGCACTGAGTAATGCCAGCATTGATCAGGCGTGTGCAGAGTTCATGGCGGGGCATGACACCCAGCAGGAAAGGCCGACCAACCCGAGAGAATCGTTTGGGCAATATCTGAGCTCGCCTGGTGTCGGGAAGTGGCTCCTCATTGTTGATAATGCCGACGATATGGACCTCCTGTTCCCCGCAGGAGCGGTTACCCAGCACGTGGACAACTGGCTACCAAGAAACGACCAAGGTCGTATACTTTTCACAACACGATCGTCCAAACTCGCCTTCAGAGTGATCTCTGACCCACAGTACGTAATCAAGCTATCAGAGATGGGCCTGAGCGAAGCAAAAGATTACTTGAGGAAATCACTCTACCGTCAAGATTCTCTCCAAGATGATAAAACCGTGGTTGAACTCCTCGACAATCTGGATTACCTGCCACTGGCCATCAAACAGGCGACCGCTTACATGAACGAGAACGACCTGACGATTGCAGAATACCTCGAGGTTCTGCAAAACACTGAAGACGACATGGTTGAGTTGCTACGCAGCGAGTTTCGCGATGATACGAGGTACATGGAGAGCGAACAGTGTCAAAACGCCGTGGCAACAACCTGGGTGATATCTTTTCGCCAGATCAGGGAGATTGACCCATTCGCTGCCGTTCTGCTTTCATTCGTGGCATGCATAGAACCAAAGGCAATTCCCCAATCGATGCTGCCGCGGCCAGAGACGAGACAGCAATTGACCAGCTCTATTGGGACTTTATGCAGCTATGGCTTCTTGAGCAAATACGCTGACGGTCAAATGCTCGAAATGCACCGTCTGGTACATCTGGCAACGAGGACCTGGACCAAGAGTGAACGCATCATGGAGCGCATGGCACAATTTTCTGCAGCGCATTTCAATCAAATATTCCCGTCTGGCCACTGGGAAGACCGTGAGCTGTGGCGACAATATCTGCCGCATGCTCTGGCCATCATCCGAGAACACGGGGAGGATGCACCCCCGAATTATCCATATCGCTTGATTCATTGCGTTGCAAGATCCCTGGGTCGTGATGGCCGATATAGGGAGGCACTTGGGATACTCAAGCGGCCAGCTGCCATGGAAGAGCAGCAATTTCCTGACAACTACGCGCATCGAACCTTACTCGCTGGTGCATACTACAATAATTCGCAACCCCGAGAGGTAATCAGACTTCTCGAGCCCCTTACTCAACACCCGATGAGAACACTGCCAGAGAAcagccttgatctcctcaacATGCAATTTTGGCTGGGATTGGCTTATCGCGCGGTTGGGGATCTAAAGAAGGCAGCCCGGCTGCTTGAGCATGTGGTAAAGCTGCTCTCCGAGCTTCTACCAGAAGGGGATGAGCGGCGATTGGCATCGGCAATTGAACTGCATTTAGTGTACCGAGAGAACGGCAAGATAGAGGAGTCAATGCGGCTTCTTGAGTCTGTGTTGAAGGTGGCGAGACGGTCCttcgatgaggatgatccCCTAACCCTTAGGGTACAACACAACCTTGCTTAGACCTATCGGGGCGAAGGCCGAACCCAAGAGGCACTTGATCTGATTAAACATGTAGTAGCCGGGCGACAAAGAGTTCTGGGCGAGCACCACCATGACCGACTGGCTTCGGAGATCGAACTTGCACAACATTACCTAAGCAGTGGGGAGATAGATGAGGCGACACGAATGCTTGAAACGCTGGAAGTCAGGGGAGACGCAGTGTTCTCCAGCGG harbors:
- a CDS encoding NB-ARC domain-containing protein is translated as MTKVRDIGFTCLGTSGGSYRFNVIFVHGLRGHPKRTWGRGSDETSHTPTATATASGSRDRSFKSFFRRSRPSPDTTPDVELQKPFWPEEFLAQDLREARVWTYGYNANVIEGLFQASNQNSVSQHGRDLAARLEWDVDNEDPIVFVAHSLGGIVVKDAIRRSEACRSRTQFIVFLGTPHRGSQYAGWGVIASNLASCALQNANKKVVQTLEVNSEVLDNIHEEFVKIVLETGLKIHSFQEGRGLSGVKGFSGKVVDDFSSKFDLPPTIQTVESIDADHSRMTKFSDKDDPGYCAVLGVLRQFVRSSPEPKTEQQVEARVEATTVTPAIEMDPRTSASTFFHVPFSINRQFVGRTEVLQEPQSKLFDGDEFQRVALAGLGGIGKTQIAMQIAFWVRQHKPDYSVFWLPALSNASIDQACAEFMAGHDTQQERPTNPRESFGQYLSSPGVGKWLLIVDNADDMDLLFPAGAVTQHVDNWLPRNDQGRILFTTRSSKLAFRVISDPQYVIKLSEMGLSEAKDYLRKSLYRQDSLQDDKTVVELLDNLDYLPLAIKQATAYMNENDLTIAEYLEVLQNTEDDMVELLRSEFRDDTRYMESEQCQNAVATTWVISFRQIREIDPFAAVLLSFVACIEPKAIPQSMLPRPETRQQLTSSIGTLCSYGFLSKYADGQMLEMHRLVHLATRTWTKSERIMERMAQFSAAHFNQIFPSGHWEDRELWRQYLPHALAIIREHGEDAPPNYPYRLIHCVARSLGRDGRYREALGILKRPAAMEEQQFPDNYAHRTLLAGAYYNNSQPREVIRLLEPLTQHPMRTLPENSLDLLNMQFWLGLAYRAVGDLKKAARLLEHVVKLLSELLPEGDERRLASAIELHLVYRENGKIEESMRLLESVLKVARRSFDEDDPLTLRVQHNLA